Proteins co-encoded in one Setaria viridis chromosome 9, Setaria_viridis_v4.0, whole genome shotgun sequence genomic window:
- the LOC117840914 gene encoding probable potassium transporter 16, translating into MAHHHASAAAARGSMEIVPYSSELDLELPPVDVKRQDSLYRDANMPAAHAGHHGQESWVRTLRLAFQCVGILYADLGTSPLYVYANTFKKGVGHPDDVLGVLSIIIYSFILFTMIKIVFIALYANDEGDGGTFALYSLISRYAKVCLIPNQQAEDELVSRYRHRAKPSATLRRAQWMKNLLETSKAAKVSLFFLTIFATALAISDSMLTPPISVLAAVNGLKLRAPHLTTDQTVWITVGILVVLFAVQRFGTDKIGYTFAPVVFVWLLLMAGIGIYNMVKYDIGTLKAFNAKYIIDYFRRNKKKGWVSLGEILLCFTGTEALFADLGYFSIRSIQLSFTFGLLPSVLLTYIGQAAYLRKHMDMADISNVFFNSIPSSLFWPTFVLALIASVIGSQAMISCAFATMSHLQALNCFPRVKILHTSRRYSGQLYVPEVNFFLCISACVVTLSFRTTGFIAKAHEICVVLVMVITTLLMTIVMLLVWKVNIWWIAIFFVVFMSTESVYTAAVLYKFTHGPYVPLAISAVLMLIMIVWHYVHVKRYKYELENTVSRDEVKDLLERRDLKRVPGLGLFYTELVQGIPPIFPHLIEKIPTIHSVIVFITVKHLPIPHVDVSERFLFRQVEPKQFMVFRCVARYGYRDTLEMANDFVKVLVEYLQYYVRDLNLYGVGDEPLKIIFHSARGDDSFTWERKPSGHAIYAEEMLTPAQSFSELTMHPVSMSSRLAHFQTGKMNLEEMLKIEEDQKIIQREVDNGVVYIVGESEVVARPHSNLLKKIVVNYIYSFLRKNSRNGEKMLSIPRGQLLKVGITYEI; encoded by the exons ATGGCACACCACCatgccagcgccgccgccgcccggggcAGCATGGAGATCGTGCCCTACAGCAGCGAGCTGGACCTGGAGCTGCCGCCGGTGGACGTGAAGCGCCAGGACTCGCTCTACCGCGACGCCAACATGCCGGCCGCCCACGCCGGTCACCACGGGCAG GAGAGCTGGGTTCGGACGCTACGGCTTGCATTCCAGTGCGTGGGGATCCTGTACGCCGACCTCGGCACCTCGCCGCTGTACGTGTACGCCAACACCTTCAAGAAAGGCGTCGGCCACCCGGATGACGTCCTCGGCGTCCTCTCCATCATCATCTACAGCTTCATCCTCTTCACCATGATCAAGATCGTCTTCATCGCGCTCTACGCCAACGACGAGGGCGACG GTGGCACGTTCGCACTCTACTCGCTCATCTCGCGGTACGCCAAGGTGTGCCTTATCCCGAACCAGCAGGCCGAGGATGAGCTCGTGTCAAGGTACAGGCACCGCGCCAAGCCGTCGGCGACGCTCAGGAGAGCTCAGTGGATGAAGAACCTGCTGGAGACGAGCAAGGCGGCCAAGGtttccctcttcttcctcaccattTTCGCGACCGCGCTGGCCATCAGCGACAGCATGCTGACCCCTCCAATATCAG TGCTTGCAGCTGTCAACGGCCTGAAGTTGAGAGCACCTCATCTGACAACAG ATCAAACGGTATGGATCACAGTGGGGATTCTGGTGGTTCTCTTTGCGGTCCAGCGCTTTGGGACAGACAAAATTGGCTACACATTTGCGCCGGTGGTTTTTGTGTGGCTGCTCCTCATGGCAGGTATTGGGATCTATAACATGGTCAAGTATGATATTGGCACCTTGAAGGCTTTCAACGCAAAATATATCATCGACTATTTCCGGAGGAACAAAAAGAAAGGATGGGTCTCGTTGGGTGAAATTCTTCTTTGCTTCACAG GCACAGAGGCTCTTTTTGCTGATCTTGGATACTTCAGCATCAGATCGATCCAG CTGAGCTTCACCTTTGGCTTACTACCTTCGGTGTTGCTCACGTATATTGGACAAGCGGCATACCTGAGGAAACACATGGACATGGCTGATATATCTAACGTTTTCTTCAATTCGATTCCAA GCTCTTTGTTTTGGCCAACTTTTGTCCTAGCTCTCATTGCATCAGTCATTGGAAGTCAAGCCATGATCTCGTGTGCCTTTGCAACCATGTCACATTTACAAGCACTCAACTGTTTCCCAAGGGTTAAGATACTACATACATCAAGGCGTTATTCAGGCCAGCTGTACGTACCTGAAGTGAACTTCTTCCTTTGTATTTCGGCATGTGTTGTAACCCTCAGCTTCCGGACAACTGGTTTCATAGCAAAAGCACATG AAATTTGTGTGGTCCTTGTGATGGTCATCACAACCCTATTGATGACAATAGTGATGCTCCTTGTGTGGAAGGTAAACATTTGGTGGATTGCCATCTTCTTTGTTGTCTTCATGTCAACAGAATCTGTCTACACAGCTGCAGTTCTATATAAGTTCACCCATGGACCTTATGTGCCATTGGCCATCTCAGCTGTTCTCATGTTAATCATGATTGTCTGGCACTATGTGCATGTCAAACGGTACAAGTATGAGCTTGAGAATACGGTGTCACGCGATGAGGTGAAAGATCTGCTTGAACGTCGGGACCTAAAGAGAGTTCCAGGATTAGGGCTTTTCTACACTGAGTTGGTTCAAGGCATACCACCCATATTCCCTCACCTCATCGAGAAGATTCCTACCATTCACTCAGTGATTGTCTTCATCACGGTGAAGCATTTGCCTATCCCCCATGTTGATGTCTCAGAGCGCTTCCTCTTTCGACAAGTGGAGCCCAAGCAGTTCATGGTGTTCCGTTGTGTGGCAAGATATGGGTACCGTGACACACTTGAGATGGCCAACGATTTTGTTAAAGTCCTAGTTGAGTACCTTCAGTACTATGTTAGAGACTTAAACCTCTATGGAGTAGGTGATGAGCCATTGAAGATTATCTTTCATAGTGCTCGCGGTGATGACAGCTTTACTTGGGAGAGGAAACCCTCAGGACATGCCATATATGCTGAGGAGATGCTTACACCAGCCCAATCCTTCTCGGAGCTCACAATGCATCCAGTCTCCATGAGCAGTAGATTGGCACATTTCCAG ACAGGGAAAATGAACCTAGAGGAGATGTTAAAAATTGAGGAAGATCAAAAGATCATCCAGCGAGAGGTGGACAATGGCGTTGTTTATATAGTTGGAGAGAGTGAAGTAGTAGCCAGGCCTCATTCGAACTTGCTAAAGAAGATTGTTGTGAACTACATCTACAGCTTTCTAAGGAAAAACTCAAGGAATGGAGAGAAGATGCTATCCATTCCAAGAGGCCAACTACTCAAGGTTGGGATAACATACGAGATCTAG